One Aegilops tauschii subsp. strangulata cultivar AL8/78 chromosome 2, Aet v6.0, whole genome shotgun sequence genomic window, atcagtggccctacattcttgtctgtctgctgtgctatactatcgggccgtgatcacctgggcggtgatcatgggtatatacttatatactatatacatgacacatgtgatgactaaagtcgggtcggctcgtaggagtacccgcaagtggatctttgtggcggagcgatagggcaggttgagaccgcctaggtgagaggtgggcctggccctggtcagcgttcgcggatacttaacacgcttaacgagatcttggtatttgatctgagtctggccatttggtctatacgcactagccatctacgcgggagtagttatgggtatcccggcatcgtggtatcagccgaagccttcgtgacgtcagcgactgagtggcgcgcgccggattggactggaacgccactaggctaggtctgcttccggccgcgtacgcaacgtgcaggtgtgcatagggcgatgggcccagacccctgcgcgcatagggttagaccggcgtgctgacctctctgttgtgcttaggtggggctgcgacgcgttgatcttacgaggccgggcatgacccaggaaagtgtgtccggccaaatgggatcgagcgtgttgggttatgtggtgcacccctgcagggaagtttatctattcgaatagccgtgtccctcggtaaaaggacgacccggagttgtaccttgaccttatgacaactagaactggatactgaataaaatacacccttccaagtgccagatacaacccggtgatcgctctctaacagggcgacgaggaggggatcgccgggtaggattatgctatgcgatactacttggaggacttcaatctactcccttctacatgctgcaagatggagatgaccagaagcgtagtcttcgacaggactagctatcccccttttattctggcattctgcagttcagtccactgatatgcccctttacacatatacccatgcatatgtagtgtagctccttgcttgcgagtactttggatgagtactcacggttgcttctctccctcttttcccccttttcttttctatgtggttgtcacaaccagatgctggagtccaggagccagacgccaccatcgacgacgacacctacgacactggaggtgcctactactacgtgcagcccgctgacgacgaccaggagtagttaggaggatcccaggcaggaggcctgcgcctcattcgatctgtatcccaatttgtgctagccttcttaaggcaaacttgtttaacttatgtctgtactcagatattgttgcttccgctgactcgtctgtgatcgagcatttgtattcgagccctcgaggcccctggcttgtattatgatgcttgtatgacttatttatgttttagagttgtgttgtgatatcttcccgtgagtccctgatcttggtcgtacacatttgcgtgcatgattagtgtacggtcaaatcgggggcgtcacaggcctgttcgcctggtcccacgtgtcaggagctgacacgtgtcagccacctactgggtggttttgccgagagtggctctcggcaaagctggccctcggcctgttcgcctggtcccacatgtcaAGAGCTAACACGTGTCAGCCACCTACTGGGTGGCTTTGCCAagagtggctctcggcaaagttggccctcggcctgttcgcctggtcccacatgtcaggagctGACATGTGTCAGCCACCTACTGACTCTCTTTGCCGAAAGTGGCACACGGCAAAGAAGGCCCTCGGCCTGTTCCCCTGGTCCCACGTGTCAGGAACCGCCGGCACCGTCTGCTATCCGTTAGCCACTTTATTTTGCCGAGTGGTACTGTTTGGCTctcggcaaagtctttgccgagTGCCCGTGTTCTGGCTCTCGGCAAACTCCTGGTTGCCGAAGAGGTGTACGCCGGGTGGCTTTCGCCGAGGGTGACActcggcaaagactttgccggcGGTTTTCGGCTCTTTGCCGAGTGTCCGTGGCACTCGGcgtagcccagaattccagtagTGTAGATGCTTATTATCCAGACCAACAAAAGTTCTTTAGTAAGGGTCTCTACAAGAATATGTTTCATCCTAGTCTACTAGCAAAAACCGATGTAGATGCTGGTAGTGACAtggaaaagaaaccataatcttTTTGTATTGATAAGTAAAGAAACTGAAATTTGCAACTGCAAATCAGGGGATCTTAATGTCAAATACTGAATGCTTCCACAACTAGTTGTGAGACATATTCATTGCAGTGCCAAATAAAGAAACTTTTCCTGAATTAATAACAGCAAGACAATGGTCCACGTGTTTGTATATAATAAATATCACACAGGTTTTGTATATGTGTAGCCGGTTCTAGAATTTACATACGCATGCTCGAGAACCTATGTTCGTACATACATACACAGACCATATAGAATGAAAAATATGCTCTGGTCGTCCAGCAGAGTGGTGGACAAAAGTGAAGTTCACAAAAGACCTTCATACATAGGCCATTGTTTCAACTCGTAGTTTAGGCCTTGCCAGACTCCTCGCAACCCGGTGGCCTGAAGGCGATGAAGCTGACGCACTGCACCTGGCGCAGGTTGTCGAAGCCGATGACGCGGACATAGGCGTCAGGGTACTCCTTCTTGACCTCCTCCACCTCGTTGAGCACCTGTGTGGCGTCGGTGCACCCGAACATAGGCAGCTTCCACATTGTCCAGTATCGACCATCGTAGTACCCGGGGGAGCTGTTGTGCTCACGGAAAACGAAGCCAACCTTGCTGAACTCGAGGCAGGGCACCCACTTGGAGCGGATCAAGTAGTCGACCTGCTTCAGGAGGGCCTCCGTGGAGAGGGGTGGCAAGTAAGACAGGGTCTCGAACTTCTTGATGCCCTCAATCGGCCACACCTGAATGAATAGAATGCGCAGATGCTCAATACTTGGTGCTAAGTAAATTAATTGTACCAATAATTCTAGAAAAATCTGTTTGATGAGCAAAAAATTGCTCCTGATGGACAGGTCTCATATGCATTGTTCGTTTGTCCACAATGAAGAAAGCTTAAGGGTAGCCCTTAAACTGATGGGCACTCTGAAGGTACTAAGATAATTTTATCTAGTCCATGCTGCAATAAAAAGTATTTCCATTCACTAAGTTATGAGTTGATTGCTTTTACATACGGATCCCAGCTTAGGGACAAGGCTGAATGAGCATCCAAAGCCAAATGGTTTCCATAGGCAACAAAACAAACAGATAATAAGGTTTCGGAATAATCTGTTGACCAAATTATGTTATACATTGGGGATGTTCTGTAAGTGAATTACTTGTACTGCCAAAGAAACTCATATCAGTTTAATTAGTGACTGACATACCTGCATGCACCTGATCCTTCCGCCGTTGCTGACGCTGCCGAGGCCGGCGCTGCTGGAGCGGCGGCTGACGGGCAGGCCCGCGGTGGACTTGAGACCCTGGAAGGGTGCGACGGAGGTGGCCGAGGAAGCCATCACAGTGGGGGCCATGGTGTTGGAGGAGGGAAGGTGGCAGGCTAAGCTTGAGGCCCCCATTGCTGGGTCACCACGGTATATATAGCCATATATGGCCAGCTCCTATCTTTAATCAAGATGTGGAAGGGGTGGCTGGCGTTCGTTGGTTGCCTGGTTTCCTTATCTCTCCGGATTAGTGTAAGAGGCATGGCCGTTGGATGAGTTGTGTGTGCCGAAAATTTCAGTCGTCCATGCCATTGTGTGATTGCCACAAACCCTTTTTCCAGCCTTGCATGTACTGTATTATTCTTTTCGTTTTATTTTGCTAAAGGTAACGCTTGAAAGGTGCACGAAGAACTTCCTTTGCTGATTTGCGATTTAAGTTGAGTGGCACAGGCATAACGAATGTTATAGTACATCCTTTATCCACTTCTATAATACAAACTTGTCAATCAATTATGCTTGCTTGTAACCTTTGGCGCTTCATTTTATAAAATTTTATACAGGTAACGTACACATTTGCTGCATGTGTGATGTGTGTCATCATGACCTTTATGTCTTTTATTCACAATTATTCATTGGAACACAAAAGTGTTGTACTGTTTTCTACGCCTAATCATTTACATGCCCTGGAGGATTTTTAGTGTTGGAAATGCTATTTAATTGGGTGTCCAAGCAAGGTAGAACTCTGTTCTAATCCACGAGCAAAAGTTTTAGATCCCTCTGTTGTCCATTTACTCAGTTCGTGTCGTCCCCAGTGAACTCATAAATTACATATGGTGAGTCCATCATGATTTTGTATCATCGCTGAATCTAGCCCACAAAAAAGGCAGATGTATATTCATTCATTTCATGGTGATGAAGCAACCTGCAAAATGATGCGATCGACCATGACCACTCAGTGATATGGCAATCATGTAGACGGACATTGTGATCATCTAGTCATTTAAGATAGATGTCGTGATCTTCTTGTGTGACCGTCTCATAGATTTGAGCTGCAAATCGAATCTTATATTCTTCCAAAAAAAATTCCGAATTTCCTGCATGTAAGATGATAAAGCTGAGTTTGTAATTAATTATTTTTTATgaatccttaatgataattaacaCGGCCTAGATATTACAAAATATCCATAATTATCATGACTGAATCAATAAATTACTATTGCAGAATGAACCTTCCATAGGCCCCTCCACTTGGGCCCACCGGTGGAGAGATTCATCACTCATGGGCCACAAAACGCGAGCCAAGCAGGAGGACCTTCACTAACGGGCCCTTAAGTTGGGCATCAATGGAGGGGCACCCATGGGGCCCATAGATCCAACTGAATGGACGGTCCATCTCTACTGACGGTCGTACCACACCACTCGTCAATGTTGGGTGGCCCGTCGGTGCTGAATTAAGGTATTTCTATCTACCGGAGACGAAGTGGCCTTATATGCGCTTTCTCTTTTCTCCTAAACAAAACCATGCCGCCGCCCCCAATCCCTTCATCCCCAACGTCATCACCACCCTATCCAATGTTTTCGTCTCCTTTCATGCGTGCCCCCTCCTTCTCCCACATTGATCTGGTCCAACGATACCGTCTCATCCCGCGATTATCGTCATCTACTCTTCGGTTACTCGTGATGGCGCGGGTTGTGGCTTCCCGCTTGCTCTCTCGTAAGAATGGTTGGTTAAACCCCAAGTGTAAGGATGAAGTAACCTAGTAATAAGTATTGTCCTCAATAGGTTTCTCAAACCAGTAGGAATTTCTTCTACAACCCAAATCCTCGGTACCTGCACACCAAACACAAAACAATCTTGCCCCAACGTTTCAAGAAGGTTGTCAATCTTCTTGTCCTACTAGTTACAAGGATTAgttgttagttgaaagcaaatATCGGTTGCTAAGTAGCCTTAGTGCGGTTCGCACCTTCAGACCTGCCATGGCActgtcaacactatactcgccaTGCTTAGGGTTCACACTTTTTATATACACCAAGATCAGCCTAGGTGCTTCGTCGTACTAGCACTAATCCAGCCATCAATATAAACAAAATGCCACCCATGGTTCCAAAGCTTAGTTATTCAAATATGAGCCAGATATGGTACTAATATTAGTTTAAAAAAGACACATGTAGTTGGTCAGCCAATGTTCCTTCTTGAGTTTCAAAATACACTTACGCCACTTAAAGagagacatgagtgaatagtatttctttGTGCGATCTTGTCCATCATGGATGGGCAACGAACATTGCGTTGTATAGAAAGAAGAGTTATATCTACCTTTTACATAGATTATGATTTGCCTAATTTCGAAGCTTATTTGTTCAAATATGAGTTTGATATGGTACTGATATTAATTAAACAAACACACATTTAAttgtcagctaatgttcctacttcagttttgaaatgcaTGTCCGCTCCTTATAGAGAGACAGAAGAGGTTTGTATTTCTCCATGCGCTCTGGTCATCATGGTTGAGGGATGAACTTTGTATATCGTATAggttgaagctatcatctgccAACAATCATCACTTCTGGAGATCTCAACAGGGAGCCTTTTTTAAGTAGTACGGtcatattatattaatgcacgcacCAAATTACAACACACATAGCATCCCTCGGCAGACTTCTAGAGATAGTACGCATGGGTCTATAAGGACGCACTATTGTGGTAGAATCCGCAATGCATTTGTGACACCCCGATTGAGAGAACCGGAGGTCCTCGTGTTCCAGCCCAGAGATCCATGTCTTCTGGAACACGACTATAACTTGGTACAGGTAGACCAAAATAAATAAGTACTTATGTACAATAGCGTCTTAATAGTACAATCCTCTTGCACAGCAGGTGGACACGTCTAAGTGTCAGAAGCTCAAGGGCTTTATTCTATGAGTGACTTAAGGAAGTACTAAAGACGGAAATAATACCAATGACACAACGGAAGACGGGGTACCGGCGGGGCTCCAATCCAAAGAGACACTGCTGGGACACCATCTAGTCCAGGTACATGAACTCTTCGGGAAACTCTTCTATCGGCTCTCCAGTATCTGGCATGATAAGgcaggtgagtactttgaatgtactcacaAGCCCACAAATAATCCAAAGCAAGCAAGAACAgaacaaataaacatagcaacGAAGTAAAGATTAGTGAAGCTACTACTATCAAGACTACTTCATAAActtcttgtttgcttgtttaaCGTCCACTGGACCTCTTCCTGGCACGAGTCCTGCTCAAACGACTCATCGACATAACTTACCAG contains:
- the LOC109754299 gene encoding ribulose bisphosphate carboxylase small subunit, chloroplastic 2, whose product is MGASSLACHLPSSNTMAPTVMASSATSVAPFQGLKSTAGLPVSRRSSSAGLGSVSNGGRIRCMQVWPIEGIKKFETLSYLPPLSTEALLKQVDYLIRSKWVPCLEFSKVGFVFREHNSSPGYYDGRYWTMWKLPMFGCTDATQVLNEVEEVKKEYPDAYVRVIGFDNLRQVQCVSFIAFRPPGCEESGKA